Within Acidimicrobiales bacterium, the genomic segment ACCCGGCTCACGGGCGCCGACATGCTCCGCCATGCCCTGGGACTCGAGGGTTCGCCCCTCGCCGGTGGCGTCAGCATCGTGGGCGAGGGGTGGGCGGCCGAGCTCCTCCGCAGCGTCGAATCGCTGCCCGAGTCGCCCGAGACCACGCCCGACGGCTTCGAGGGCGAGCTGCGGAGCTATCAGGCCGACGCCCTCGCCTGGCTGAATTTCCTCGGCGACGCCGGACTGGGTGGTTGTCTGGCCCTCGACATGGGCCTCGGCAAGACCCCGACGACCCTGGCGAACATCTACGCCAACCGCGACCTCGGCACCGGCCTGGTGATCGCGCCCCCCGCCGTGGTCGGCAACTGGGCCAGCGAGGCACGAAAGTTCGTTCCCGACCTGAAGGTCCTCGTGCACCACGGCGCCAACCGCGCCAAGGGGCCGTCCCTCGGCACGGCGATCCGAAAGGCCGACCTGGTGATCACCACCTACGGCACGGCCGTTCGCGACATGGACCAGCTGAGCGAGTACCAGTGGGGCAAGGTCGTCATCGACGAGGCCCAGGCCATCAAGAACCCGGCGGCGGAGACCAGCAAGGAACTCCGTCGGCTCGATGCCCACACCCGCATCGCCCTCACGGGCACGCCGATCGAGAACGGCCTCGGCGACCTCTGGGCCATCATGGACTGGGCCAACCCGGGCCTGCTCGGCCCTCGCGCGGCCTTCGTGTCGCAGCTCACCCCCGAGAAGCTGAACGGCCAGGCATCCAACGACGGCGAGCAGGCCCTGCGAGCGCTCAACGGCATCCTCGTGTACCGCCGCACCAAGTCGGAGCCGGCCATCGCGGCCGAACTGCCCGACCGCATCGACGAACTCGAGCACTGCGCCATGACCCCCGAGCAGATCGGCCTGTACCAGGCGGTCATCGACACCCTCATCGCCGACAGTCAGCAGAAGGAGCCGGGCACGCCCGAGCGGAAGGGCGCGGTGCTCGCCGCGATCACCGCTCTCAAGCAGATCTGCAACCACCCGGTGAACTATCAGGCCGACGACCGCGGCATCGAGGGTCGCTCCGGCAAGCTCGTGCGACTCAACGAGATCATCGAGAACGTGTTCGCGGCCAACGAGAAGGTCCTGGTCTTCACCCACTTCGCCACCTGGGGCGTGACGCTGGCCGACTACCTCAGCGAACGCACGGGCAAGAAGATCGAGTGCTATCACGGCGGCCTCGGCCGCAGCGCTCGTGACCAGCTGGTCGACGAGTTCCAGAAGGCCCCCGGCGCGGGCGCGATGGTGCTGTCGCTGAAGGCGGGCGGCACCGGCCTCAACCTCACCGCCGCGAATCACGTCGTGCTCTACGACCGCTGGTGGAACCCTGCGGTGGAAGATCAGGCTCGCGACCGGGTGTGGCGCATCGGCCAGGAGAACACCGTCATCTGTCATCGCCTGGTGTGCCCGGGCACCATCGACGAGCGGGTCGAGGAAGTGGTGGCCGGCAAGCGCCAGATCGCCAACCTCACGCTGCCGAAGTCGAGCTCGATCGCCGATCTCGATGCGAGCCAACTCCAGATGGCCCTGGGTATCGATGCCTCGCTGTTGCTCGACGTCGACGAGGAACTGGCCGAGGAATCGCTGCCCGCGGAGGTCGGCTCGTGAACGAACGCAACCAGCCTCGCCGGAAGCGCAACCGGTCGCGATCGCGGGGCGGCTCGCCCCAACAGAAGAACCAGGGCGGACAGAAGAACGCCGCGCCGAAGGTCGACCCG encodes:
- a CDS encoding DEAD/DEAH box helicase produces the protein MLTQLLGEPDESELQPPTEGQRSSPQQTPTDTPVGAVQLHLSRSDGRIVAWASGLGQRAESDEQVLQRIRDLGGVVDDWDERATVKIPGNGRVATVSAPLGKVLGWLAPLGSTIDDDRVGTSVAWMGIATAAAIEMVMQGRYVPQLVQQKRRRKDPSAPDTGTFRMRWSPALVDDDVLDGLVASVPGAAMLGSREQEKDKFAMAALTDLTDAIVSFAAGQLETPALPPKISTKQDVAEAALCQLDGEPFVAPTKAGGELVRRMSQWAQPVLGATGRRLVVQLDPPDPAGAWHVAVLAPSEEGNLEPVEVAVTTGSKTRAKQTAAQLARLERLFPELLRLGGRRRGEVILSQDEAWNLMTTSGDILRAAGFDVRVPELRRQKATASLRLTSEAEDSVVGAQQLADVRWSAVFDEVELSAADIARLAAEARPLVKSRGQWVELDKADLVEAAAALAERADKTRLTGADMLRHALGLEGSPLAGGVSIVGEGWAAELLRSVESLPESPETTPDGFEGELRSYQADALAWLNFLGDAGLGGCLALDMGLGKTPTTLANIYANRDLGTGLVIAPPAVVGNWASEARKFVPDLKVLVHHGANRAKGPSLGTAIRKADLVITTYGTAVRDMDQLSEYQWGKVVIDEAQAIKNPAAETSKELRRLDAHTRIALTGTPIENGLGDLWAIMDWANPGLLGPRAAFVSQLTPEKLNGQASNDGEQALRALNGILVYRRTKSEPAIAAELPDRIDELEHCAMTPEQIGLYQAVIDTLIADSQQKEPGTPERKGAVLAAITALKQICNHPVNYQADDRGIEGRSGKLVRLNEIIENVFAANEKVLVFTHFATWGVTLADYLSERTGKKIECYHGGLGRSARDQLVDEFQKAPGAGAMVLSLKAGGTGLNLTAANHVVLYDRWWNPAVEDQARDRVWRIGQENTVICHRLVCPGTIDERVEEVVAGKRQIANLTLPKSSSIADLDASQLQMALGIDASLLLDVDEELAEESLPAEVGS